One Streptomyces umbrinus genomic window, CCCGGGGGGTTCCGGCGGTCGTTCCGGCGGGCGCGGCCGGAAGAGCAAGGGTCCGTTAGTCGGCGGCCTGGCGGCGCTGGTCGCGTTGGTGATCGCCGCCGCTGTGGCCGTGAACTGGACGACGTCCTCGTCCTCCGACGCCGCGGACGGATCCGCTTCCTCGTCGCCGTCCGTTCCGTCGCCGGACCCGACACCGGAACCGGGCGGCGGGACGGAGTCGGCCGAGGCGAGTGGGAAGCCCGACGAGAAGGCCGGCGGGAAGGCCGACGCCGAGCCGTCCGGAAAGGGCAGCCCCTCCGCCTCCTCGTCCTCCTCCGCGCCCGAGATCCCGGCCTCGGGTCCCGGGACGTTCGCCACCGCCGGCGGCGGGAGCGGCACCGTCGGGAAGGGCAGCCGGGTCCTGAGCTACAAGGTCGTCGTCGAGGACGGCCTCAAGCAGTCGGCGGCCGATGTCGCCGAGCAGGTGGAGGGCATACTCGCCGACCCGCGCGGCTGGACGGCCGACGGCCGGTCGGGCTTCCGTCGCGTCTCCGGCGGTACGGCCGACTTCGTCGTACGGCTCGCCACGCCGGGAACGGTGGACGCCATCTGCGGCAAGTACGGCCTGAACACGCGCGGTGAGGTCAACTGCAACGTGGGCAAGGACGTTGTCGTCAACCTCAAGCGGTGGCTGCTGGCGACGCCGGTCTACGCCGCCGACGTGGACGCGTACCGCGCGCTGATCATCAACCACGAGGTCGGCCACTTCCTCGGCCACGGCCATGTGACGTGTCCTGGAGCGGGCAAGCCGGCCCCGGCGATGATGCAGCAGATCAAGGGGATGCTCGGCTGCAAGCCCAACGTCTGGCCGTACGACACCAAGGGACGGTTCGTCACGGGGCCGGCGGTGTCCTGAGGGTGCCCTGAGGAGGACGTGAGGGGTGCCCTGGAGGAGGGCCTGAAACGCGCTGTCAGGAAAGAGGGCAACCTTTCCGGCCGCCGCGACCACAGATGAGTCGGAACCCTGTTCACAGGGGCTCCACACAACGCACGAGCCCCACAAGAACCACGTAAGGACTCATCCGTGGCATCCCCCTCCCACCGCAGGTCCCTCCGCAAGCGGCGCACCGCGCTCCTCTCCGCCGCTGCCGTGGTGGCCGCGGGTCTCGGCGCCGTCCCCTTCGTGATGAACGCGAACGCGGGTGTCGTCGACCTGGCGCACCAGGCCCTGCCGGCCAAGGACGGCTGGGCGGCGTCCGGTTCGGGCACGACCGGCGGTTCGAAGGCCGACTCCGCGCACACCTTCACCGTCAGCACCCGCGCCCAGCTGGTGAAGGCGCTCGGCGCGGCCACCAACTCCACCCCGAAGATCATCAAGATCAAGGGCACGATCGACGCCAACACGGACGACGCGGGCAAGAAGCTGACCTGCGCCGACTACGCCTCCGGCACGGGGTATTCACTGTCCGCGTACCTGAAGGCGTTCGACCCGGCCACGTACGGCAAGAAGGCGCCCGTGGGCACGCAGGAGAAGGCCCGCGCGGCCGCCCAGACCAAGCAGAAGAAGAACATCGTCTTCCGGGCCCCGGCCAACACCACCGTCGTGGGCGTCCCGGGCACCAAGGCCGGGATCACCGGCGGGAGTCTGCAGGTGCAGGACGTCGACAACGTCATCATCCGCAACCTCTCGCTCACCGCCACCGAGGACTGCTTCCCGCAGTGGGACCCGACGGACGGTTCCCTGGGCGAGTGGAACTCCAACTACGACTCGGTGACGCTGCGCGGGGCGACCCATGTCTGGGCGGACCACAACACGTTCAGCGACGCGCCGTTCTTCGACAAGTCCGAGCAGACGTACTTCGGCCGCAAGTACCAGATCCACGACGGCGCCCTCGACATCACCAACGGCTCGGACCTGGTGACCGTCGAGCGCAACCAGTTCACCAACCACGACAAGACGATGCTGATCGGCAGCAGCGACACCGACAGCGTCGGCAAGTTGCGGGTCTCCATCCACCACAACGTGTGGAAGGGCATCACGCAGCGCGCCCCGCTGGCCCGCATCGGCCAGATCCACCTCTACAACAACGTCTACGACACGACGACCCTCAACGGTTACGCCCCCAAGTACAGCCTCGACTCCCGGGCCAAGGCCCAGGTCGTCGCCGAGCACAACTCCTGGACCCTCCCGTCCGGCGCGAAGGTCGCCAAGCTCCTGAGCGGCGACGGCACGGGCTCGGTCGCCGGCACGGGCAACTTCGTCAACGGCAAGTCCACGGACCTCGTCGCCGCGTACAACGCGGCCAACTCGAAGAAGCTCAAGACGACGGTCAACTGGAAGCCGACCCTGACGGCAGGCCTCCAGACCTCGGCGAACAGCCTGCCGACGGAGCTCCTGAAGACGACGGGCGCGGGGGTTCTTTCCTGACCTCGCCCCACTGAAGGCATGAGAGCGGCCCGGGACTTGGCGTCCAGGGCCACTTTCATACGCGGCCGAGGGCGCCGGAGCGTATGCGGTGGAGGAGGTGGGAGAGGGGGGTGGGGGTGGTGACGAGTTCTATGGAGGGGGTGTCGCTCTCGCGGAGGTGGACGGCGTCGCGGGTCGATGCGAGTTCGACGCAGGCGTTGCCGTCGCCGCCACCGGAGAAGGACGACTTCTGCCAGTTGTCGGGGGTCGTCATGGTGCGCCTCACAGTTCCTTCGCCAGCCTGTGGATGAAGTCACGCGACCGTTCGGGTTCGAGTGATGCACCTTCCACTCTACGGAAGAGCGTTCGAAAACTGCCGAGTTGGGCTTCGGAGTCGACGAATGCCGAGCCGTGCGGTGCGTCCCGTACGACGGTGTCCAGTTTCGGAACGGCGCCGCCCGCGAAGACCATCGCGCTTCCGGCGTCGATGAATCCATCGAGGTCGAACGGGATGACCCGCACGGTCACGTGATCCGCTTCGGAGAGTTCCAGGACGCGGCCGAGCTGGGCCCGTGAAGCGGCGCGGCTGCCGACCCTGATGCGCAGGGCTGCTTCGTGCATCACTGCTGTGTACGGAGTGGGTTGCGCGCCCTCGATGATGGTGCGCCGCTTCATCCGGTGTTCAACGCGCAGGCCGAGCTCACTCTGAGGAAGCTCGGGCACTCTGTGTGAGAAGACCCCGTGGGCGTACTCCTCTGTCTGGAGCAGACCTGGCACGTACAGGCAGTCCACATCCCACCGAAAGGTGGCGTGGTGCTCCAGTTCGGACAGGTCCAGGAACGAGGTGGGCAGCAAGCCCCGGTACTCCTCCCACCAGCCGCGCGTGCGATCGGTGGCCATCGTGACCAGTGCCGCGATCAACTCTTCGTCCGCGCAGGCGTAGTGAGCGGCAAGACGACGTATGCGTGTCTCGCTCACGCCCGCGATGGCGTACTCGATCTGGCTCATCTGGACGGAGTCGGCTCCGAGCAGCTCAGCGGCTTCGCGGGCCTTCAGGCCTGCTGCTTCACGCAGTTTGCGCAGCTCGGAGCCCAGGCGTAGCTGGCGCGCGGTGGGCTGCCGTCGACGCGGCATGGCTTCCTCCTCGCCCCCCAACTGCAGGGAGGCAGTGACTCGTTCAGGGGGAAGATTACGGCAGCGACTTGCGAGGTCCTAATTTAAGGACCTCGCGTCAGTGACGCGACGCACACGCTGCGAAAGGTCCGGGATCTCCGGAAGCGCACCACTCCGTCCTGCCATGACGGCCGTGACACAGCCACCGCCCGCCACCCGCAGCCGCCCTCCAACTCCCCACACCTGAACCGGAGTTCACGCATGCCGCAAAACGCCACCGAGCCTTGGGAGTACACACTCCACATCCCCCACGACCCCCGCGCGGTGACGGTCTGCCGCCGAACCCTCCGCCTGATCCTCACGATTCACGGTCTGATCCGCCTCACGGACGTCGCCGAACTCCTCGCAACGGAGCTGATCTCCAACGCCGTACGCCATACAAAGGGCTCCGCCGCCCTACGCCTCCGCTGGCGCGACGGAGTACTCCGCATCGGAGCGTGGGACGCGAACCCCGAACCCCCTGACCCCGCGCCGGCGTTGGACCAGGCCTCCCTGGACGCGGAAACGGGCCGAGGTCTGACCCTCGTCCAGGCCTGCGCCGACGTCTGGGGCTGGCACCCGCTGGCCAGAGGTGCCGACCGGGGCAAGTACGTGTGGTGTGACCTCGGTGCCGCGTAGCGAGTTGATCACGTCGACAAGAAAGGAGACCCGATGGTCGGCTCGTCGCACGAGGCCCTGCACCGGATCTTCCAGAAGGACCCCGCGCTACTCACCCGCACGCTGCAACGCGTACTGCACATCCCGTTCCCCGAGCCCAGGGACATCGCGATCCTGAACGCGGACCTCACGGAGATCGAACCGATCGAGCGGCGCGTGGACACCCTGTTACGCGTGGAGACGGACGTGGGGACGTACCTCCTGGTCGTCGAGGCGCAGGGGAAGGTGGACGAGGGGAAGCGAGGCAGCTGGGCCTACTACCTCTCGTACCTGTACGCGAAGTACCACTGCGAGCCGATCCTGATCGTCCTCACCCAGACCAGTGCCACAGCCCGCTGGGCGGCCCGGCCCATCCGGTTCGGGCTGCCCGTCTGGAACTCGCTCACCGTACGGCCGCTGGTTCTGGGCCCGGACAACGTGCCGCTGATCACGGACGAACGCGGGGCCGCACAGGACGTGCCGCTCGCCGCGTTCTCGGCGATGACACATGGCAGGGGCCCGCAGTCGGCAGCCATACTGGAGAGCCTGGCAGCCGCTCTGCAGACCATCGACCCCGACACCGCGGCGGTCCTCGCGCAGTTCACCGAGTCATGCCTGGTCGACCCCCAGGCGCAGCAGATCTGGAGGGACCTGATGACGGCGATCAACTACTTCTTCCGGCACGAGGTCGCTGAGAAGGTGCGGGAGGAAGGCCGGGAGGAAGGCCGGGAAGAGGGCCGACTTGAGGACCGTGCCGAGATGACCCTGAACGTTCTTGAGTGGCGGGGCATCGAGGTTCCGGATTCGGTGCGCGAGCGTGTGCGCGCCTGCAAGGACCTGGAGCAGCTCGAACTCTGGGCACGGCGAGCGGTGCACGCGACCGAGGCGGGGCAGCTCTTCGAGGAGAGCTGACACCGGCGTAGGCCTAGCCTCCCGGCCGCGGGGACGACGAGCGGAACGTGCGGCGGTACGTGTCCGGGGGGACGCCGATGGTGCGGTTGAAGTGGCGGCGCAGGGTTGTGGCGGTGCCCATGCCGGTGGCTGTGGCGATGGCGTCGATGCTGTTGTCGGTGGTTTCCAGGAGTTCCTGGGCGCGGCGGATGCGTTGGGTGAGAAGCCACTGGAGTGGGGTTGTGCCGGTTGCCGCTCTGAAGTGGCGGCCCAGGTTGCGGGAGCTCATGCGTGCCTGGCGGGCCAGGTCCTCCACGGTCAGTGGGTGGTCGAGGCGGTCGACGGCCCAGGGGAGCAGGTCGGCGAGCGGGTGGTCGTCCCGGGCGGGGACCGGAGCGGTGACGAACTGAGCCTGGCCGCCTGCCCGATGCGGCGGCACGACCAGGCGGCGGGCGACGGCGTTGGCGACCGACGAACCGCGGTCGAGGCGCACGAGGTGCAGGCACAGGTCCAGCGCGGCGGCCTTGCCCGCGGAGGTGAGCACGCTGCCGTTGTCCACGTAGAGCACGTCCGGGTCGACCTC contains:
- a CDS encoding helix-turn-helix domain-containing protein — protein: MSSVALAVTDRMLHFELSVAYEVFDAAPVGVAAPWYDVSVCGSAAVQVGRFRLEPDHGLDHLRSADTVIVPAWADVDEDPPADLIDAVRAAHEAGARVASLCTGAFVLAAAGLLDGRRATTHWAHTDVLAARYPEVEVDPDVLYVDNGSVLTSAGKAAALDLCLHLVRLDRGSSVANAVARRLVVPPHRAGGQAQFVTAPVPARDDHPLADLLPWAVDRLDHPLTVEDLARQARMSSRNLGRHFRAATGTTPLQWLLTQRIRRAQELLETTDNSIDAIATATGMGTATTLRRHFNRTIGVPPDTYRRTFRSSSPRPGG
- a CDS encoding DUF397 domain-containing protein gives rise to the protein MTTPDNWQKSSFSGGGDGNACVELASTRDAVHLRESDTPSIELVTTPTPLSHLLHRIRSGALGRV
- a CDS encoding ATP-binding protein codes for the protein MPQNATEPWEYTLHIPHDPRAVTVCRRTLRLILTIHGLIRLTDVAELLATELISNAVRHTKGSAALRLRWRDGVLRIGAWDANPEPPDPAPALDQASLDAETGRGLTLVQACADVWGWHPLARGADRGKYVWCDLGAA
- a CDS encoding DUF3152 domain-containing protein gives rise to the protein MIAAAVAVNWTTSSSSDAADGSASSSPSVPSPDPTPEPGGGTESAEASGKPDEKAGGKADAEPSGKGSPSASSSSSAPEIPASGPGTFATAGGGSGTVGKGSRVLSYKVVVEDGLKQSAADVAEQVEGILADPRGWTADGRSGFRRVSGGTADFVVRLATPGTVDAICGKYGLNTRGEVNCNVGKDVVVNLKRWLLATPVYAADVDAYRALIINHEVGHFLGHGHVTCPGAGKPAPAMMQQIKGMLGCKPNVWPYDTKGRFVTGPAVS
- a CDS encoding pectate lyase family protein; the encoded protein is MASPSHRRSLRKRRTALLSAAAVVAAGLGAVPFVMNANAGVVDLAHQALPAKDGWAASGSGTTGGSKADSAHTFTVSTRAQLVKALGAATNSTPKIIKIKGTIDANTDDAGKKLTCADYASGTGYSLSAYLKAFDPATYGKKAPVGTQEKARAAAQTKQKKNIVFRAPANTTVVGVPGTKAGITGGSLQVQDVDNVIIRNLSLTATEDCFPQWDPTDGSLGEWNSNYDSVTLRGATHVWADHNTFSDAPFFDKSEQTYFGRKYQIHDGALDITNGSDLVTVERNQFTNHDKTMLIGSSDTDSVGKLRVSIHHNVWKGITQRAPLARIGQIHLYNNVYDTTTLNGYAPKYSLDSRAKAQVVAEHNSWTLPSGAKVAKLLSGDGTGSVAGTGNFVNGKSTDLVAAYNAANSKKLKTTVNWKPTLTAGLQTSANSLPTELLKTTGAGVLS
- a CDS encoding helix-turn-helix domain-containing protein, with amino-acid sequence MPRRRQPTARQLRLGSELRKLREAAGLKAREAAELLGADSVQMSQIEYAIAGVSETRIRRLAAHYACADEELIAALVTMATDRTRGWWEEYRGLLPTSFLDLSELEHHATFRWDVDCLYVPGLLQTEEYAHGVFSHRVPELPQSELGLRVEHRMKRRTIIEGAQPTPYTAVMHEAALRIRVGSRAASRAQLGRVLELSEADHVTVRVIPFDLDGFIDAGSAMVFAGGAVPKLDTVVRDAPHGSAFVDSEAQLGSFRTLFRRVEGASLEPERSRDFIHRLAKEL